GAGCCCGCGCGTGTGAGAGAGCGCAGCGTGGGCGCAGTCCTGCTGCTGATTTTCGGCCTCCTCAGCGCGCACTCGCAAACGATCGGCCGAGAGGAATTCGACAACCCGCTCGTCCTCCGTCTGCGGTACTGAGCCGGCGCTGGGGGGCGGCGATCGCGCACGCCGCGCGTGGCTTGCGCCCTGCCCGGCGGCGGCCGTACAATACGGGCGTCGCTGCGGTGCGCGCGGTATCTCGCTGTTCTCGGCTTTGCCCGAGTTTCCCCAGTGTCGGCGCTTCGCAGCCTGATCGGGGCCGAGGTGTTCTAGAACACCGAGCGGAAGAGAGGTCGAATGAACGGGCGGGTGCCGCGGTATCACCGCATCGCCGAGGAGTTGCGCGAGCGGATCCAAAGCGGTGACCTCGGGCCCGGCGTCCGGTTGCCAAATCAGCGCAGGCTCGCGCGGGATTTCGGCGTCACGCTGATGACTGTCCGCCACGCCCTCGAGCTGCTCGAGCGGGACAATCTCATCCGACGGCAGCACGGCCTCGGCACCTTCGTCGCCGCCCCGTCCATCGACTACGACATCCTTCAGCTCCGCCGGTTGGCCGGCGAGCTGCGGGCCCGGGGCGAGCCGGTGAGCACGCGCCTGCTGTCGAGCCGCTTCGTCGCCGCCGACCGGCGGGTGAGCGCGGCGCTCGAGATCGGGCCCCGCGCCCGCGCGCTACAGATCGAGCGGCTGCGGCTCGTGGACGGGCGTCCCATGAGCCTGCAGCGCTCCTTCCTGCCGGCGCTCATCGGCGAAGAGCTCCTCAAGGCAGACCTCGCCGCCACGCCCCTGCGCCAGGCGCTCGAGTTCAAAGTCGGGCTCGTCATCGCGCGCGCCCGCGAGAGCGTCTCCGCGGTGCGTCTGGGGCAGCGCGAGGCGCGCGAGCTGGGCTGCGCTGTCGGCGCCCCGGCGTTCGAGTCCGAGCGCGTCTCGTTCGCGGTGGGCGGCCAGGCGGTCGTCTTCGACCGCGTCTTCATCCCGGGCGATCGGTTCCGGATCACCCGGGAACTCCACTTCGAGGGAGCCTCCGCATGAAGATCCTGGTGGCCATCAAACAGGTGCCGGACACGGCGACGCAGGTGAAGATCGGCGCCGACCCGCGGGCCATCGATGCCGCCGGGATCACCTGGATCGTGTCCCCCTACGACGAGTTCGCCGTGGAGGAGGCGCTGCGTATCAAGGAAAAGCGCGGACCGGCCGAGGTGGTCGCCGTCTCGCTGGGCCCGGAGCGGGCCAAGGAGGCGCTGCGCTCGTGTCTGGCCATGGGCTGCGACCGCGCCATCC
This window of the Candidatus Methylomirabilota bacterium genome carries:
- a CDS encoding GntR family transcriptional regulator — translated: MNGRVPRYHRIAEELRERIQSGDLGPGVRLPNQRRLARDFGVTLMTVRHALELLERDNLIRRQHGLGTFVAAPSIDYDILQLRRLAGELRARGEPVSTRLLSSRFVAADRRVSAALEIGPRARALQIERLRLVDGRPMSLQRSFLPALIGEELLKADLAATPLRQALEFKVGLVIARARESVSAVRLGQREARELGCAVGAPAFESERVSFAVGGQAVVFDRVFIPGDRFRITRELHFEGASA